Proteins encoded within one genomic window of Mesorhizobium sp. AR10:
- a CDS encoding ABC transporter ATP-binding protein, producing MAVALVNAFAPPVRFDHDGRSENPVIDARNIAVDFKVEHGTVEAVKDISFQLYRGETIAIVGESGSGKSVTARTVMGLLSKRAVISAKSTVEYDGANILKFSERDRRKLRGDRISMIFQEPMSSLNPIYTIGSQIVEAIRVHRKVSRRQAEARALELLQQVQIPDPSARLRQYPHQLSGGQRQRVMIAMALANDPDVLIADEPTTALDVTVQAQILNLIRNLQKQLRMAVILITHDLTVVRQFSDYVYVMQHGAMCEHNVTERLFANPQHPYTQHLLASEPRGEANPLPEGADIILDARRVRVSFMLRHGTFLKPDLRELVAVDSLDLSLRRHETLGLVGESGSGKTTFGEALLRLNNMGSGEIYFDGQPIHGRSRGEMRPLRSRMQVVFQDPFSSLNPRMTIGQTIEEGLIVNRIGATKNDRIDRVRDALTSAGMPGNILSRFPHEFSGGQRQRIAIARAIALEPEFIVLDEPTSALDLSVQAQIIELLRKLQRERGLSYLFISHDLKVVRALCHRVIVMQHGKIVEEGPVNEVLSNPKTAYTQRLVKAAFEVA from the coding sequence ATGGCTGTCGCACTCGTCAACGCCTTCGCCCCGCCTGTACGGTTCGACCACGACGGACGTTCGGAAAACCCGGTCATCGACGCCCGCAACATCGCGGTCGATTTCAAGGTCGAGCACGGCACCGTCGAAGCCGTGAAGGATATCTCCTTCCAGCTCTATCGCGGCGAGACGATCGCCATCGTCGGCGAATCCGGATCGGGCAAGTCGGTGACGGCGCGCACCGTCATGGGGCTGCTGTCCAAGCGCGCCGTCATCTCGGCGAAATCGACTGTCGAATATGATGGCGCCAACATCCTGAAGTTCTCGGAACGAGACCGGCGCAAACTGCGCGGCGACCGCATTTCGATGATCTTCCAGGAGCCGATGAGCTCGCTCAACCCGATCTACACGATCGGCAGCCAGATCGTCGAGGCGATCCGGGTGCATCGGAAGGTGAGCCGCAGGCAGGCCGAGGCGCGAGCGCTCGAACTTCTGCAACAGGTACAGATACCGGACCCTTCCGCGCGGCTTCGGCAATATCCGCACCAGCTTTCCGGAGGCCAGCGCCAGCGCGTGATGATCGCCATGGCGCTCGCCAACGATCCCGACGTGCTGATCGCCGACGAGCCGACGACGGCACTCGACGTCACCGTTCAGGCGCAGATCCTCAACCTCATTCGCAACCTGCAGAAACAACTGCGGATGGCGGTGATCCTGATCACCCACGACCTGACGGTGGTGCGGCAATTCTCCGACTATGTCTATGTCATGCAGCATGGCGCAATGTGCGAGCACAATGTGACGGAAAGGCTTTTCGCCAATCCGCAGCATCCCTATACGCAGCACCTGCTTGCCTCAGAGCCGCGGGGCGAGGCCAATCCGTTGCCCGAAGGCGCCGACATCATCCTTGATGCCAGGCGCGTGCGCGTTTCCTTCATGCTGCGGCATGGCACCTTCCTGAAACCGGATTTGCGTGAACTCGTCGCCGTAGACAGCCTCGACCTGAGTCTTCGCCGCCACGAGACACTGGGCCTCGTCGGCGAATCCGGATCGGGCAAGACGACCTTCGGCGAGGCGTTGCTCAGGCTCAACAACATGGGCAGTGGCGAGATCTATTTCGACGGCCAGCCGATCCATGGCCGTTCGCGGGGTGAGATGCGGCCGCTGCGGTCGCGCATGCAGGTAGTCTTCCAGGATCCGTTTTCGTCGCTCAACCCGCGCATGACGATCGGCCAGACCATCGAGGAAGGGCTGATCGTCAACAGGATCGGCGCGACGAAGAACGATCGTATCGACCGGGTGCGTGACGCGCTGACCAGCGCCGGTATGCCGGGCAACATCCTCTCGCGCTTCCCGCATGAGTTTTCCGGCGGCCAGCGCCAGCGCATCGCCATCGCCCGAGCCATTGCTCTGGAACCCGAGTTCATCGTGCTCGATGAGCCGACGTCGGCGCTGGATCTTTCGGTCCAGGCGCAAATCATCGAACTGCTGCGCAAGCTGCAGCGCGAACGAGGCCTCAGCTACCTCTTCATCTCGCACGATCTCAAGGTCGTTCGCGCCCTATGCCACCGCGTGATCGTCATGCAGCACGGCAAGATCGTCGAAGAGGGGCCGGTCAACGAAGTTCTCTCCAATCCCAAAACCGCCTACACGCAGCGGCTCGTCAAAGCCGCTTTCGAGGTAGCCTGA
- a CDS encoding alpha-glucosidase/alpha-galactosidase: MARNPKITFIGAGSTVFMKNIVGDVLQRPALSGATIALMDLNPQRLEESAIVVNKLISTLGVKARAETYSDQRKALAGADFVVVAFQIGGYVPCTVTDFEVPKKYGLRQTIADTLGVGGIMRGLRTVPHLWKVCEDMLAICPQAIMLQYVNPMAINTWAIAEKYPDIKQVGLCHSVQGTAMELADDLDIPYEEIRYRSAGINHMAFYLNFEHRQPDGSYRNLYPDLVRAYREGRAPKPGWNPRCPNKVRYEMLTRLGYFVTESSEHFAEYTPYFIKEGREDLIEKFGIPLDEYPKRCIEQIERWKGQAEAYRSADRIEVEESKEYASSIMNSVWTGEPSVIYGNVRNNGCITSLPTNCAAEVPCLVDASGIQPTFIGELPPQLTALIRTNINVQELTVQALMTENREHIYHAAMMDPHTAAELDLDQIWSLVDDLLAAHGDWLPAWARKTPGVRAA, from the coding sequence ATGGCAAGAAATCCCAAGATCACTTTTATCGGAGCTGGCTCCACCGTGTTCATGAAGAACATCGTCGGCGACGTGCTGCAGCGGCCGGCATTGTCCGGTGCAACCATCGCCTTGATGGACCTCAATCCGCAGCGCCTCGAAGAAAGCGCCATTGTCGTCAACAAGCTGATCTCGACCTTGGGCGTAAAGGCCAGGGCTGAAACCTATTCCGATCAGCGCAAGGCGCTGGCGGGCGCGGATTTCGTCGTGGTCGCCTTCCAGATCGGCGGCTACGTGCCCTGTACGGTCACCGATTTCGAAGTTCCGAAGAAATACGGCCTGCGCCAGACCATCGCCGATACGCTCGGTGTCGGTGGCATCATGCGGGGCCTGCGAACCGTGCCGCATCTCTGGAAGGTCTGCGAGGACATGCTCGCAATCTGCCCACAGGCGATCATGCTGCAATATGTGAATCCGATGGCGATCAACACCTGGGCGATCGCGGAGAAATACCCCGATATCAAGCAGGTCGGCCTCTGCCATTCGGTACAGGGAACGGCGATGGAACTGGCTGATGACCTCGACATTCCCTACGAGGAGATCCGCTACCGCTCGGCCGGCATCAACCACATGGCCTTCTATCTCAATTTCGAGCATCGCCAGCCGGACGGCTCCTATCGCAACCTCTATCCCGATCTCGTGCGCGCCTACCGCGAAGGCCGGGCGCCGAAGCCGGGGTGGAACCCGCGCTGCCCCAACAAGGTGCGCTACGAAATGCTGACGCGCCTCGGCTACTTCGTCACCGAAAGCTCCGAACATTTCGCCGAGTACACGCCCTACTTCATCAAGGAAGGGCGCGAGGATCTGATCGAGAAGTTCGGCATACCGCTGGATGAATATCCAAAACGCTGCATCGAGCAGATCGAACGCTGGAAGGGGCAAGCGGAAGCCTACCGCTCCGCCGACAGGATCGAGGTCGAGGAATCGAAGGAATATGCGTCCTCGATCATGAATTCGGTCTGGACCGGCGAGCCGTCGGTGATCTACGGAAACGTCCGCAACAATGGCTGCATCACGTCACTGCCCACCAATTGCGCGGCCGAGGTGCCGTGCCTTGTCGATGCCTCAGGCATCCAGCCCACCTTCATCGGCGAACTGCCACCACAGCTCACCGCGCTGATCCGCACCAACATCAACGTGCAGGAACTGACGGTTCAAGCACTGATGACGGAAAATCGCGAGCATATCTATCACGCGGCGATGATGGACCCGCACACCGCAGCCGAACTCGATCTCGACCAGATATGGTCGCTGGTGGATGACTTGCTCGCGGCTCATGGCGACTGGCTGCCTGCCTGGGCGCGCAAAACGCCCGGAGTCCGGGCGGCCTGA
- a CDS encoding ABC transporter permease: MTLQHIEQPAIIGRHGSGTNLGAEVLRLGGRAIVRFLSRYGVLVGFLALWQVASSVGWVNAAVLPPLDMIVAALWKGLAGGSLLGDIAISLQRAGFAFAAAVAVAIPLGLFMGQVRAVETALDPILQVFRQTSALALYPVFILLLGLGEASKIFVIFWATLFPLLLNTISGVKEVDPKLLEMARVYGATRLTIFRRVVLPGAVPSIFVGLRLSATTALLLLIASEMIGANKGIGFQVMNAQYNFQIPLMFAAIVILAGLGLIANQALVSLQRRLCRWSNPAN; encoded by the coding sequence ATGACTTTGCAGCACATCGAACAGCCGGCCATCATCGGCAGGCATGGCAGCGGAACCAACCTCGGCGCGGAGGTTCTGCGCCTGGGCGGCCGGGCGATCGTCCGGTTCTTGTCGCGCTACGGCGTCCTCGTCGGGTTCCTGGCGCTCTGGCAGGTGGCGAGCAGCGTGGGATGGGTCAATGCGGCGGTGCTGCCGCCGCTCGACATGATCGTCGCCGCACTGTGGAAGGGTCTCGCCGGCGGCAGCCTGCTCGGCGACATCGCCATCAGCCTGCAACGCGCCGGCTTCGCCTTTGCGGCCGCCGTAGCGGTGGCCATCCCGCTCGGTCTGTTCATGGGCCAGGTGCGCGCCGTCGAAACTGCGCTCGACCCGATCTTGCAGGTCTTCCGGCAGACCTCGGCGCTGGCACTCTACCCCGTGTTCATCCTGCTGCTGGGATTGGGCGAAGCCTCCAAGATCTTCGTCATCTTCTGGGCGACGCTGTTTCCGCTGCTGCTCAACACCATCAGCGGCGTCAAGGAAGTCGACCCGAAACTGCTCGAGATGGCTCGCGTCTATGGCGCCACGCGGCTGACGATATTCCGTCGCGTCGTGCTTCCGGGCGCCGTCCCCTCGATCTTCGTCGGCCTCAGGTTGAGCGCAACCACGGCACTCTTGTTGCTGATCGCCTCCGAAATGATCGGCGCCAACAAGGGCATCGGCTTCCAGGTGATGAACGCCCAATACAACTTCCAGATCCCGCTGATGTTCGCGGCGATCGTCATCCTCGCCGGCCTCGGCCTGATCGCCAACCAGGCGCTGGTCAGCCTGCAGCGGCGGCTCTGCCGTTGGAGCAATCCCGCCAACTGA
- a CDS encoding LLM class flavin-dependent oxidoreductase, whose product MTRSSKSRQIKLGAFLPGGGQHIAAWRHPDAPADGATNFEFHKQLALTAERGLFDAYFLADNLTVGLGAREGGNAKIAGFEPVTLFAALAPLTTHLGFIATASTTYEEPYTLARKFASLDLLSNGRAGWNVVTSAGDDTARNFNRDTQPDHADRYARAHEHVETVKALWDSWEDDAFIRDKQSGRFYDKDKLHDIDHKGEHFSVKGPLNVPRPVQGHPVVVQAGQSEDGRGLAAHSAEVIFTAHQKLETAQEFYRDIKARVAAAGRDPEQVLIMPGVAPFVGRTEEEARAKYQQLNDLILPEDGVALLNGLAGQTLDIRGYPLDGPLPPSKETEGMKSRQALIRQIADEHNFTIRQLYQWVATARGHYTVIGSAVQVADQLEEWFTNEAADGFNILPPWLPGALDDFVDLVIPELQRRGLFRTAYEGRTLRENLGLRRPENPWTAARSTVLAAE is encoded by the coding sequence ATGACCCGATCCAGCAAATCCCGACAAATCAAACTGGGCGCCTTCCTGCCCGGCGGCGGACAGCATATCGCCGCCTGGCGCCATCCCGACGCGCCGGCCGACGGCGCGACGAACTTCGAGTTCCACAAGCAGCTGGCGCTGACTGCCGAGCGCGGCCTGTTCGACGCCTACTTCCTGGCCGACAATCTGACAGTCGGCCTCGGCGCCCGCGAAGGCGGCAACGCCAAGATCGCCGGCTTCGAGCCGGTCACGCTGTTTGCAGCACTGGCGCCGCTCACCACGCATCTGGGCTTCATCGCCACGGCGTCCACCACCTATGAGGAGCCCTATACGCTCGCCCGCAAGTTCGCATCGCTCGACCTTCTGTCGAATGGCCGGGCCGGCTGGAATGTCGTGACTTCGGCCGGCGACGACACCGCGCGCAATTTCAATCGCGACACCCAGCCCGACCATGCCGACCGCTATGCACGGGCCCACGAGCATGTCGAGACGGTCAAGGCGCTGTGGGACAGCTGGGAGGATGACGCCTTCATTCGGGACAAGCAGTCGGGGCGCTTTTACGACAAGGACAAGCTTCACGACATCGACCACAAGGGCGAGCATTTCAGCGTCAAGGGCCCGCTCAATGTGCCGCGCCCGGTGCAGGGCCATCCGGTGGTGGTGCAAGCCGGGCAATCCGAGGATGGACGCGGGCTTGCCGCGCACTCGGCCGAGGTCATCTTCACCGCTCATCAGAAGTTGGAGACAGCGCAGGAGTTCTACCGCGACATCAAGGCGCGTGTGGCCGCCGCCGGCCGCGATCCCGAACAGGTGTTGATCATGCCGGGCGTCGCACCCTTCGTCGGCCGCACCGAAGAGGAAGCCCGCGCCAAGTACCAGCAGTTGAATGACCTGATCCTGCCCGAGGATGGCGTCGCCTTGCTCAACGGGCTGGCCGGCCAGACGCTCGACATCAGGGGTTATCCGCTCGACGGACCATTGCCGCCGAGCAAGGAAACCGAAGGCATGAAGAGCCGCCAGGCGCTGATCCGCCAGATTGCCGACGAGCACAACTTCACCATCCGTCAGCTCTACCAGTGGGTGGCGACGGCACGCGGCCACTACACCGTCATCGGCAGTGCGGTGCAGGTCGCCGATCAGCTTGAAGAATGGTTCACCAACGAAGCCGCCGACGGTTTCAACATCCTGCCACCCTGGCTCCCCGGCGCGCTCGACGACTTTGTCGACCTGGTCATTCCCGAGCTGCAGCGCCGCGGCCTGTTCCGCACCGCCTATGAAGGCAGGACGCTGCGCGAGAACCTCGGCCTCAGGCGGCCGGAAAACCCCTGGACTGCCGCCCGTTCGACAGTGCTGGCCGCCGAATAG
- the msuE gene encoding FMN reductase, whose protein sequence is MSRKLVVGVSGNLTRPSKTKAFVSHIVGEVAHSTGAASTVFDIEDLGPSFPLARRIGDLDPSARNIVEQFLGADVLVVGSPTFKGSYTGLFKHFFDLLDPSSLRGKPVILAATGGGERHSLIVEHQLRPLFGFFEALTMPTAIYASDKDFANGVLGSEAIQARARQAVAEACRVVGVPDRIGVAA, encoded by the coding sequence ATGTCGAGAAAACTGGTGGTGGGAGTGTCGGGCAACCTGACCCGTCCGTCCAAGACCAAGGCATTCGTCAGCCACATCGTCGGCGAGGTGGCGCATAGCACCGGCGCGGCCTCGACCGTTTTCGACATCGAGGATCTCGGTCCGTCCTTCCCGCTCGCAAGGCGCATTGGCGATCTGGATCCGTCGGCCCGCAACATCGTCGAGCAATTTCTGGGCGCCGATGTCCTGGTGGTCGGCTCGCCCACGTTCAAAGGCAGCTATACGGGGCTTTTCAAGCATTTCTTCGACCTGCTCGACCCATCATCGCTGAGGGGAAAGCCTGTCATTCTCGCGGCGACCGGCGGCGGCGAGCGTCATTCGCTGATTGTCGAACACCAACTGCGGCCACTGTTCGGCTTCTTCGAGGCGCTGACCATGCCGACAGCGATTTACGCCTCCGACAAGGACTTCGCCAATGGCGTTCTGGGGTCTGAGGCCATCCAGGCTCGCGCTCGGCAGGCGGTCGCCGAAGCATGCCGGGTGGTCGGCGTGCCCGACAGGATCGGTGTTGCCGCCTGA
- a CDS encoding ABC transporter permease: MLAIDPSLPPPLEEPVTNRRPHGNESYMALVWRRLKRSWTGMAGLILVVFLVLMAVFADFFAPMDPKVTDVGFAPPQMMSFHDRDGNFVFQPRVYALADSEELDPVTFQPVVGPDYDHPRLLGFFVKGGDYRLLGLIPANRHFFGSTDGQPVHFLGTDKFGRDVLARAIYGSRISLMIALTVVFIVTVIGTTVGMVSGYFGGTFDVWVQRFVELVLAFPQLPLYLALTSLVPVTAPTNVFLAFVIIVMSALGWAQMSREVRGKTLALARIDYVRAAIAVGATDRRIIMQHIFPNVMSHVIVAVTLAIPSVVLLESFLGFLGFAVKPPLISWGLMLQDTATYSVIGTYPWILAPVGFVLVTVFAFNALGDGLRDAVDPY, from the coding sequence ATGCTTGCTATCGATCCGTCCCTGCCGCCCCCTCTTGAAGAACCCGTCACGAACAGAAGGCCGCATGGCAACGAGAGCTATATGGCGCTCGTCTGGCGTCGCCTGAAGCGGTCCTGGACCGGCATGGCCGGGTTGATCCTGGTCGTGTTTCTGGTGCTGATGGCAGTGTTTGCCGATTTCTTCGCCCCCATGGATCCCAAGGTGACCGATGTCGGTTTCGCCCCGCCGCAAATGATGAGCTTCCACGACAGGGACGGCAATTTCGTCTTCCAGCCGCGCGTCTATGCGCTAGCGGATTCGGAGGAACTTGACCCCGTGACTTTCCAGCCGGTCGTCGGACCGGACTATGACCATCCGCGCCTGCTCGGTTTCTTCGTCAAGGGCGGGGACTACAGGCTCCTTGGCCTGATCCCGGCGAACAGGCACTTCTTCGGCTCGACCGACGGTCAGCCGGTGCATTTCCTCGGCACCGACAAATTCGGCCGCGATGTGCTGGCCCGCGCCATCTATGGTTCGCGCATATCCTTGATGATCGCACTGACGGTGGTCTTCATTGTCACCGTGATCGGCACGACCGTCGGCATGGTCTCGGGCTATTTCGGCGGTACGTTCGATGTCTGGGTACAGCGCTTCGTCGAACTCGTGCTCGCTTTTCCGCAATTGCCGCTCTACCTGGCGCTGACATCGCTGGTCCCGGTGACGGCACCGACCAACGTCTTCCTTGCCTTTGTGATTATCGTCATGTCGGCGCTCGGCTGGGCGCAGATGTCGCGCGAAGTCCGCGGCAAGACGCTGGCGCTTGCTCGGATCGACTATGTCCGGGCCGCGATTGCGGTCGGCGCCACCGATCGTCGCATCATCATGCAACACATTTTCCCCAACGTGATGAGCCACGTCATCGTTGCCGTCACATTGGCGATCCCGAGTGTCGTCCTGCTCGAGTCGTTCCTGGGTTTTCTCGGTTTTGCGGTGAAGCCGCCGCTGATCTCGTGGGGTCTCATGCTGCAGGACACTGCGACCTACTCGGTCATCGGCACCTATCCCTGGATCCTCGCACCCGTCGGTTTCGTGCTTGTCACCGTCTTCGCGTTCAACGCGCTTGGCGATGGTCTGCGCGATGCCGTCGATCCCTATTGA
- a CDS encoding ABC transporter substrate-binding protein gives MKITRRSLLAGAPLAAGFLAAGLPRFAFAQAAPVKFRYLASRGSISPHELADELGYYKGLGIELENVGYAAGGPESLFALSSGSVDLGSAATAAVINSISGGNDFVAAYPSNGINKDVKSVFYVLDDSPIKSIADIAGKTISVNTLGAHLDYTVREALHSVGLPPDAANLVVVPGPQLEQTLRSRQVDIAGLGYWQATFAGALVANGGVRGVFDDTNVLGELAGGFVVLRRDFIAANPDAARNFVEQSARAADWSRQNPDEARKVLADILNKRGENGDLARYWTGFGLRERAQATDRDIDFWVAVLERDGRLAKGKLKAADILYRPGETKTN, from the coding sequence ATGAAAATCACTCGCCGTTCCCTGCTTGCAGGCGCACCCCTTGCCGCCGGTTTTCTCGCCGCCGGCCTGCCCCGCTTCGCCTTTGCGCAAGCCGCACCCGTCAAATTCCGCTACCTCGCCAGCCGCGGCAGCATCTCCCCACATGAGCTGGCCGACGAGCTCGGTTACTACAAGGGGCTCGGCATCGAGCTGGAGAATGTCGGCTACGCCGCTGGCGGCCCGGAATCGCTGTTTGCGCTTTCCTCCGGCAGCGTCGATCTCGGTTCGGCGGCCACCGCCGCGGTGATCAATTCGATCTCCGGCGGAAACGACTTCGTCGCTGCCTATCCGAGCAACGGCATCAACAAGGACGTCAAGAGCGTCTTCTACGTGCTCGACGACAGCCCGATCAAATCGATTGCCGACATCGCCGGCAAGACCATCTCGGTCAACACGCTCGGCGCCCATCTCGACTATACGGTGCGCGAGGCACTGCACAGCGTCGGCCTGCCGCCGGACGCCGCCAACCTCGTTGTCGTGCCCGGACCGCAGCTCGAGCAGACCTTGCGCTCGCGCCAGGTCGATATAGCTGGGCTGGGCTACTGGCAGGCGACCTTCGCCGGCGCGCTGGTCGCCAATGGCGGTGTACGCGGCGTGTTCGACGACACCAACGTTCTGGGCGAGCTCGCCGGCGGCTTCGTCGTGCTACGACGCGACTTCATTGCCGCCAACCCGGATGCCGCGCGCAACTTCGTCGAACAGTCCGCTCGCGCCGCCGACTGGTCGCGCCAAAACCCCGACGAAGCGCGCAAAGTGCTCGCCGATATCCTCAACAAGCGCGGCGAAAATGGCGACCTGGCGCGCTACTGGACCGGCTTTGGCCTTCGCGAACGGGCGCAAGCGACCGATCGCGACATCGATTTCTGGGTTGCCGTGCTGGAACGCGACGGCCGCCTGGCCAAGGGCAAACTGAAGGCCGCCGACATTCTGTACCGGCCCGGCGAAACCAAGACGAACTGA
- a CDS encoding ABC transporter permease, which produces MLRFLLVRIASAIPVLVILSAVTFAIIQAPPGDYADYIRSQLINQGGASFAEADAQAQAYRIEHGLDKPMLVQYFNWIGGIVTRGDFGYSLYYNKPVADVVGERLPRTLLLALVCHLLASVLGIGFGIWAATRQYSWVDSVLSTVAFLGMTVPRFLMALIIVYLLVFKFNVSEIGSFFSPQYGGAPWSWAKFVDLVKHVWPVVAIATFGGLAYNMRVMRGNLLDTLNAQYVETARAKGLSGSAVVMRHAVPNALHPLVMYQGVVLPYMLTGEIETAIIFALPTVGPAIVGSMAVGDVYVTATFMMVLSATLIVGNIIADMLLVLLDPRVRQYAGA; this is translated from the coding sequence ATGCTACGTTTCCTGCTCGTGCGCATAGCCTCAGCCATACCAGTGCTGGTCATCCTGAGCGCGGTCACTTTCGCCATCATCCAGGCACCACCGGGCGACTATGCCGACTACATTCGCTCCCAGCTCATCAATCAGGGCGGAGCCTCCTTCGCCGAGGCCGATGCGCAGGCGCAGGCCTACCGGATCGAGCACGGGCTCGATAAACCGATGCTGGTTCAGTATTTCAACTGGATCGGCGGCATCGTCACCCGCGGCGATTTCGGCTACAGCCTCTACTACAACAAGCCGGTCGCCGATGTGGTCGGCGAACGCTTGCCGCGCACGTTGCTTCTGGCCCTGGTCTGCCATCTCCTCGCCTCCGTGCTCGGCATCGGCTTCGGCATATGGGCGGCGACCAGGCAATATAGCTGGGTCGACAGCGTGCTTTCGACCGTCGCCTTCCTCGGCATGACGGTGCCACGCTTCCTGATGGCGCTGATCATCGTCTATCTTCTGGTCTTCAAGTTCAACGTGTCCGAGATCGGCAGCTTCTTCTCGCCGCAATATGGCGGAGCGCCATGGTCGTGGGCCAAGTTCGTCGATCTCGTCAAACATGTATGGCCGGTCGTTGCGATCGCAACTTTTGGCGGGCTTGCCTACAACATGCGCGTCATGCGCGGCAATCTGCTCGATACGCTGAATGCCCAGTATGTCGAGACGGCCCGCGCCAAGGGGCTGAGCGGCAGTGCAGTGGTGATGCGCCATGCCGTGCCGAATGCGTTGCATCCGCTCGTCATGTATCAGGGCGTGGTGCTGCCCTACATGCTGACCGGCGAGATCGAAACAGCGATCATCTTTGCGTTGCCGACAGTCGGGCCGGCAATCGTCGGCTCGATGGCGGTCGGCGATGTCTACGTCACCGCGACCTTCATGATGGTGCTGTCGGCGACGCTGATCGTAGGCAACATCATCGCCGACATGCTGCTGGTCCTGCTCGACCCCCGCGTCCGCCAGTATGCGGGGGCTTGA